Genomic window (Tamandua tetradactyla isolate mTamTet1 chromosome 3, mTamTet1.pri, whole genome shotgun sequence):
CTTATGCTCCAGAGGAGACAAGGAAGAATTTATGTTGTGATAACAGAAATTATGGTGTATCAGCACAACAGAAATTGTACGATCTTAAAAAGTATACTTCAAGACTAGTAAGAATATTGAGAAATGTTGTTAACATCGTGTTTtgagacaaaagcaaaattaaaattaaaggtaaaattgaaatgtaaaattatgtATGCGTACTGACAAAGactagaaagaaaggaaaaggagagccTGAAATTAGTTCCtgtgttagagtagatttatttcatttctgctttaagACTATTATAACAATATTTGTGCAACAAATAAGAGGATACACTAGGGTGGGATAAGGCAGAATTCCCaaggatttccctctcagaaaAGAAAGTGCCCCACCAAGGCCCAAGATTATACTTTCTTACAAAagaaataactttattttcagTCTCAACTACAATGAACAATTAGAAGCTATTCATGAGAAAAGGCCAGAAGGACACTGTCTCTTGACCCACAACCAAGATTGCTTCAGGTTTGTCTGGACACCTGCCCCCCAGATCCTCCTATTTTGATTGCTCTAGTGGCATTTCCCAAATGATGCCCGGTACTGCAGGACTGTGCATACATGAGTCTTCCTAAAAAACTGCAAGTGCTTGAGGACAGACCCTACTTCAATCCCCTTGTGGTGCTCAGCACAGGTTGGGGGTTACCTAATTAAATCAGGCCTGCGATGATAGACTCCCGCTAGTAATCAGTGTATTAAAAAAATGCTGATGTGTGTGAACTACATCACAGACACGTGCACAGGAGAGCAAGGATGTGACAGTCCACAAGTACCGATAACATCAGCAAGGTCCAAGTCTGAGGTTTACCCACCTCTTGCGTGTGCCGTTGTGTGGATAAGCAGCATAAACGGGAAGCATAACAGAACCCCTGTTAGTGTGGCTTGATGCTAATTACGGGGTTTGCCTGTCATACAGGTCATTCACGTCCCCGGAAGTCCAGCATGTTTAGGCTGGACATGCTCAGCCTGAGGCTGGTGCCAGCTCTTTGCGCTAGCATCATAAAACACCTTCAGGGATGCCGTGTGCTGCAGCCGAAGGCATGCCTGTTCCTAAGCTGCTGGAAAGTTCTCTTTTTCCATCTCGTCATTGGCTACAGTAGATGGGTGACATGGATGGGAAGCTTTATGTCCCTTTCCTTATGGTAGGGAACACAGAACAAATGCAGTATCTGTAAGTTTctgaagataaaaggaaaatagagcTTAAGATTTTCCTGTGTTCCATAGCAGTGGCTGCAGAAATAGCCCTGCGGTTCCAAACACACAAACAATGATGAATATCCAAAGAAATACTCTGTCCACCACCATGGCCACGTATTTCCAGTCATCTTCTACctgaaatgcaaacaaaaagtCAAAGCAATATTTTTAAGTCAAAGCCATAGGAAACATGCTCTGCTTCATACATAAACTGCTTCTTTTTCAAACAAGATTTCCCTGgcattttaaaagcaaagataCCAGTATCATAATGGTTAGCTGctgcccccctacataggacatgtaAGAAATGTTATGTCTGATGAGGACTCGATCTATGCATTTGCTCCATTACTGTTTCATGAAACTGGCCACAGAGTGtgcagaaaacctaaataatcCATGATTCCATGGTTCAAAAGAGACCTTTCCTAACTGCAAGAAATAGTTGCTCAGGTAGCTCAACTCTTATCATTTGCATGTCTAGATATTCTGGTCCCTTGGCGAGTCTGGGAAATGGATTTGTAACTGGGGCATAGAAGGTGGGGAAAGGGTGTTAGAACGCAGATATGATCTAGGGCAGCCTTATCAGGAACAGACAGCCCTCGAGTACTCCAATTTGATGCTGGGTGGGAAGAACTCGTAGCATTTCTTCTGCCCTTGTAGTTCCTGACTTCCAACCTTCTTGCTAAAATCTTAGCAATTATGTCTTGAGAGCCCTATCTGGTGGTGCTTAAATCAATAGTGACTCCCTTCTAGATTTTATGAAGATGTCACCATGAAGATGAGTTTTGCTGGACTTTCTTGTCCTGTGATGCATCTACCTGTCCCATTTGTGGGACAGATATCTATGGCATCTTCCTCTGCACCAACAGGGTGGACTTTAGGTCTCACAGTATCCCTTCACTAGGAGATATGGGTGCCGGGAGCTGCAGTCTGAGGTCAAAGCCAGATACCCAGCATGAATTTTCAGATGCATTCAGCTACTGGTCCTTATGGTATGCAAACTAGCCATGATTTTCTTGAGCTCTCTCTTGGTGGGGTAGATGATGGTCCATGCTGCTATAGTTAGACTCTAGGAAGTAAGCAAAGAAAATGGTACTGagaaataatactaaaaatatcaCTGGGTCTCATTCAATCCCTCTCATTGAGGTGGGTTAGGGATTGTCGCTGCCAGAAGTCTCACTTCCACCTACCTACAGCCCTCAGACTGCAGCTGCTCTGcagtcatttctctttcccctctggaaacagcttttctcttttcatcctttgtcTGCCAGTTTCTTTGTGCATTGGCTCTTAGTTTCATTAACCAAGGATtcccttaatgtttattttaaccAGCTATCACTCCAGTTAAATTTTCTGAAGGTAGAGATTTCCCCTGGTGCTACACATCTTGCTTACCCTACCTAACACCTAAGTGTGAGCCTGTTGTCCACACATAGCTGCATAATAAACAGAACTAGATCTCGGAGCAACATTACCTGACTGCCAATTGTAAACAGAGCTCATACTTAAGAACTGGCCATGTCTACCAAGTGCTTGTAGGCCTCCTAAAGTTGAAAAGTAGGCAGGCTAAAGGAGACATGCGGTTACCTCTTTTGTTTCGTTTTGGTTCTTCATGTTATCTGCTATGAATTGAACACTATTAATCACATCTTCAACTTCAGGTGAGTTCTCCAAATTTTTGGTCATCCATTGTGAGGGCTGATGACTTAATCTTCTCTTGCTGATAGCGAGATCACTTGATTTATTACAGTGACAACATTCTTTAAGAAGCTTAGGCTCTCCATGTTTAGCAAATTTGACTTTGGCAGGCTTACTGGAAATGCCTTTGGGGTTTCCATCCGAACatgtcttcttcttcttgtccAGAGGCCTCCTCATCATTAGGATCTGGGGTAACAACTGGAGGAAAACTGTCTTCACCCACTCGGGCATGGTATGTGTTGCTGGAGTGCGATAGTGTATGTTCAGCACAAAGACAGTCACCACAATGGACAAGGTGACAAAGATCATGGTGAATAGCAGGTACTCACCCACCAGTGGGATCACGAGAGATGTGGATGGGATGGTTTCTGTGATTACCAGCAAAAACACAGTCAAGGAAAGCAGAACGGAAATGCAAAGTGTTACTTTTTCACCACAGTCAGAAGGAAGATAAAAGACCAGAACagtcagaaatgaaataaagaggcAGGGGATAATAAGATTAATGGTATAAAACATTGGTAGTCTTCTAATGTAAAACGAATAGGTTATATCTGTATATATCTCTTCACAACAGTTGTATTTTATGTCATGCTTATAGCCAGAGGCATCCACAATTTCCCATTCACTGTTTTCCCAAAAATCATTCATATCCACTTTAGATCCAATGATTAGAAGATCGACTTCAGCTTTGTCATATGTCCAGGAACCAAATTTCAGGGAACAATTTTGatgatcaaaagggaaaaaagtgatATCCATAG
Coding sequences:
- the CHRNA6 gene encoding neuronal acetylcholine receptor subunit alpha-6 isoform X1, translating into MLASKGQGLLPFALCLRLCVFMYFFKGCAGCASEERLFHKLFSHYNQFIRPVENVSDPVTVHFEVAITQLANVDEVNQIMETNLWLRHIWNDYKLRWDPMDYDGIETVRVPADKIWKPDIVLYNNAVGDFQAEGKTKALLKYDGMITWTPPAIFKSSCPMDITFFPFDHQNCSLKFGSWTYDKAEVDLLIIGSKVDMNDFWENSEWEIVDASGYKHDIKYNCCEEIYTDITYSFYIRRLPMFYTINLIIPCLFISFLTVLVFYLPSDCGEKVTLCISVLLSLTVFLLVITETIPSTSLVIPLVGEYLLFTMIFVTLSIVVTVFVLNIHYRTPATHTMPEWVKTVFLQLLPQILMMRRPLDKKKKTCSDGNPKGISSKPAKVKFAKHGEPKLLKECCHCNKSSDLAISKRRLSHQPSQWMTKNLENSPEVEDVINSVQFIADNMKNQNETKEVEDDWKYVAMVVDRVFLWIFIIVCVFGTAGLFLQPLLWNTGKS
- the CHRNA6 gene encoding neuronal acetylcholine receptor subunit alpha-6 isoform X2, translating into MLASKGQGLLPFALCLRLCVFMYFFKGCAGCASEERLFHKLFSHYNQFIRPVENVSDPVTVHFEVAITQLANVIWNDYKLRWDPMDYDGIETVRVPADKIWKPDIVLYNNAVGDFQAEGKTKALLKYDGMITWTPPAIFKSSCPMDITFFPFDHQNCSLKFGSWTYDKAEVDLLIIGSKVDMNDFWENSEWEIVDASGYKHDIKYNCCEEIYTDITYSFYIRRLPMFYTINLIIPCLFISFLTVLVFYLPSDCGEKVTLCISVLLSLTVFLLVITETIPSTSLVIPLVGEYLLFTMIFVTLSIVVTVFVLNIHYRTPATHTMPEWVKTVFLQLLPQILMMRRPLDKKKKTCSDGNPKGISSKPAKVKFAKHGEPKLLKECCHCNKSSDLAISKRRLSHQPSQWMTKNLENSPEVEDVINSVQFIADNMKNQNETKEVEDDWKYVAMVVDRVFLWIFIIVCVFGTAGLFLQPLLWNTGKS